TCATCCATCAAAAAGACGGGTAAGGCGATAGTTATTCATGAAGATACACTTACAGGTGGATTTGGTGCTGAAATATCAGCCAGAATCGCTTCCGATTGTTTTGAATATCTCGATGGACCGGTAAAACGATATGCTGCAAGAGATGCACATATTCCCTACAGCCCAATTCTGGAAGATGTAATTTTACCTTCAAGAACAGGCGTTTATCAAGCAATTAAAGATTTAGCACAATACTAAAATTGAGGTTTTGAATGAAAATTGACATTGTAATGCCTAAAATGGGTGAGAGTGTTACCGAGGGAACCATCATAAAATGGTATAAAAAACCGGGTGACAGTGTAAAACGGGATGAGATAATTTTTGAAATAAGCACCGACAAAGTGGACACTGAAATACCTTCCCCTGAAGAAGGAATCCTGACAGAAGTGCTTGTTCAGGAGCAGGAAACTGTTGATGTAGGGGTTGTTGTTGCCCGGTTATCCACCGCCTCTGAAAATGCAGAATCAGCAACACCGGAAGCCACTGATGTCTCAGAAGTTGTAAAAGAGACCGGAAATCAGGCTCAATCTGCCCCGGAACCGGTTGAAACACATACACCTTTAGTTTCTTCTGACCTTGTCGATATCCCGATGCCCAAAATGGGTGAATCGGTCATGGAAGGTACCATAATAAAATGGTACAAAAAGGTCGGGGAGTCAGTCAAGAAAGATGAAACATTTTTTGAAATAAGTACCGACAAAGTTGATACCGAAGTAACTTCACCTTCAGATGGTGTGGTTATGGAAATTCTGGTGCAGGAACAGGAAACCGTTGATGTAGGCACTGTCGTTGCCAGAATCTCCGGATCCGGAAGTGCAGCGACTAAACCCGTTGCACCTGCAAGCACGGCTGTGAAAGTTGAACAAACACCTGTCGAAACCGTATCAATGCACGATATGATAGGGAAGGCAGCAATGACTGAAACCGTTCAGCCGGTTGAAGAGGCGAGCAGTGATAAGTTCTTTTCTCCTCTTGTTTTGAGCATTGCCAGAAAAGAGGGAGTATCGGTATCCGAACTCGAATCAATCAAAGGAAGCGGCATCGGTGGCAGAGTAACAAAGAATGATGTTTTTTCTTATTTGTCAAATCGCTCAGCGACTCCAAAAGCAACCCCTTCCGTGGCAGTTCCACAACCGGTTCATTCACAGCAGACTCCTGTTTATACACCGGCTCCTCAACCGGCGTATAATTTCAATGCCGGTGAGCAGGAAATTGTTCCTATGGACAACATTCGCAGAAAAATCATGCAGCATATGGTGATGAGCAGAGACACCTCTGTGCATGTGACTGAGCTTGCTGAAGTGGATATGAGCAAAATCTATAAGTTCATCCAGTCAAACAAGGACGCAACTGCCCAGAAACATGGGGTCAAACTAACCTACATGCCTTTTATTGCTCATTCTGTGATAAGAGCTTTGAGAGAGTATCCACTCGTAAATTCAAGCATTGATGGCAATAATATCGTCCAGAAGAGATTCGTAAATCTGGGTATTGCTGTTGCAGTTCAACCCAACGGTCTCATTGTTCCGAATATCAAAAATGCTCACGAAAAAAACATTATCGGACTTGCAAGCTCGATAAATGACATTGCTCTGCGGGCGCGAAATAAAAAACTCTCTCCTGATGATATAACAAACGGAACTTTCACCATAACAAATTACGGAGTATTCGGAACACTTTTCGGAACTCCGATAATAAACCAGCCTGAAGTTGCGATACTTGGGGTCGGAGCGGTCGTAAAGAGACCCGTCGTTGTCGAAGTCGATGGCATGGACACAATCGCTATTAAGCCGATGATGTATCTTACCCTGGCACACGATCACCGTCTTGTGGATGGTATGCTCGGTGGTTTGTTCCTGAAATCGGTTAAGGATTATCTCGAAAACTTTAACGAAAACATGATTTATTAAGAGAGAAGTATTGATTTGGAAAGAAAAACTATAAACAAGCATCAAAGAGATTTTGCGGAAAAAGTTCAAGATGCCAAATCCACACTTGGCAGAAGACCAGAATGGCTGAAAGTTAAACTGCCAACAGGGAAGAATTATGTTGATGTAAAAAACCTGATGAGAAACAATAAACTCAACACGGTATGTGAAGAGGCGAAATGCCCCAACCTCGCAGAATGCTGGAATCACAGGACCGCAACTTTTATGATTCTCGGTGATACATGTACCAGAAGTTGTGGATTCTGCAATATTAAAGTCGGGATGCCCAATGAACTTGATTTGGATGAACCCAGAAGAGTGGCAGAAGCAGTAAACAATTTGCAATTAAGGCATGTTGTGATTACCTCTGTAAACAGGGATGAACTGATCGATGGCGGTGCGGGTATTTTTGCAGAAACAATTCGAATTATCAGAGAAACCACTCCTGAATGCACAATCGAAATTTTGATTCCCGACTTCAAAGGCTACGAACCTGCCTTTGAAATAATTATGAAAAATCCTCCCGATATATTAAATCATAACCTCGAAACTGTCCCTTCACTTTACCATGCTGTTAGACCTCAGGCTAAATATCAAAGAAGTCTTGATCTTATCAAGTGGTTTCATGATCGAGGATTGAAGACTAAAAGCGGTATCATGGTTGGAATTGGAGAGACCAAAGAACAGGTGGTGGAACTGATGCGTGACCTCGTGAATCACAACTGCGATATTTTGACTATAGGTCAGTACTTGCAGCCAACAACGAATCATCTTCCGGTAAATCGCTTTGTCACACCCGATGAATTCGATTTTTACAAAGAAGAAGGTCTTAAAATGGGCTTCAAAATTGTGGAATCGGCCCCACTTGTTAGAAGCTCCTATCATGCTGACAAGCAGGCAAGAATGGTTACTCTGGTTAATTAACTGTTAAAGATTAGTGACAGTTTTTTTAGAATCATTATTTGACTTTATTTGAAGTCTCACTTTTATTTTTTTTTGAAATTGTATGAAGATTAAACACCTGTTAGCCCTCACAATTGTGTTCCAATTTCTGGCACTTGCACAACAAGAAATCCCGTCACTGAACGCATTTAGAAAAGACGATAATTCAAAATACACATCAATCGGAAATTTTGGCATAACCATAACAAATTTTGGTACTTATGGCCATGGTTTCGCTCTTTGGCCACAACAGCCATCAGGTGAGTATCCAAAGGGAAGCGGTATTGAACACATATTTGACGGTGGTCTTTATGTTGGAGGGTTTATCAGCAATGATTCCCTGGGATCGGGTAAAGTTGGTCCTTTCGTAACCACCGGTGCAGTTGATGCTGCTTCAGTTTCCGCAAGGGGAGGTGGATTTGAATTTACGAATGCAAAAGAATCCAGAGTGGTGGAAAGATCCTCCCTTCTAACCTCACGGTACTACAAACCTGAAGCCGTTTCACATCAGGATTTTGTAATGGACTTTTCTGATACAAATCTCGTGTGGGAAAATGGAGAACCAATTCAGGAACATACACCCCTGGGTATTGGTGTACATCTTGAAACCTACGCCTGGAACTTTCCCTTCGCTGATTTCTTCGTTATCTTCAATTATACAATCAAAAATGTAAGCAACAAATATCTGGACAGCGTTTATGTCGGAATGTGGACAGATGCTGTCGTGAGAAACACTAAAATTACATCGCCCGGTGGATCGGCATTCTTCAACAAAGGTGGCAACGGGTTCATGGATTCCATAAATATAGCTTATGAATTCGATGCAACCGGTGACATTGGGTTTACGGACAGCTATTTGGGTATTCAATTTTTAGGTTCAGATACTCGCCACGACAGCGTAAATTATGTGAACTGGCAATTTAGAAATACTGCTGACCCGCTTTTCTTTGCTCCTCAAACAGATCAGGAACGATATGTAAAAATGCAGGGCTTTTTTGGCGGGAATGCCCGTTACAATGCCGGCGTTACACCTCAAACACTCAGAGTTCCTTCAAACAGATCTATACTGTTGTCTGCGGGAAGTTTTAAAAAACTTGCTCCGGGTGATTCCGTAAATGTCGTTTTTGCCATGGTGGCTGCCAAAAAGTTTGGTGATCAGCTTGCATCACTCGACAGTGATGAACAAAGAAAAAATCTTGTTATTAATGCGGACTGGGCAATGAGGGCTTACAGCGGGGAAGATAAAAACAGAAATGGTG
This genomic window from Ignavibacteria bacterium contains:
- the sucB gene encoding 2-oxoglutarate dehydrogenase, E2 component, dihydrolipoamide succinyltransferase gives rise to the protein MKIDIVMPKMGESVTEGTIIKWYKKPGDSVKRDEIIFEISTDKVDTEIPSPEEGILTEVLVQEQETVDVGVVVARLSTASENAESATPEATDVSEVVKETGNQAQSAPEPVETHTPLVSSDLVDIPMPKMGESVMEGTIIKWYKKVGESVKKDETFFEISTDKVDTEVTSPSDGVVMEILVQEQETVDVGTVVARISGSGSAATKPVAPASTAVKVEQTPVETVSMHDMIGKAAMTETVQPVEEASSDKFFSPLVLSIARKEGVSVSELESIKGSGIGGRVTKNDVFSYLSNRSATPKATPSVAVPQPVHSQQTPVYTPAPQPAYNFNAGEQEIVPMDNIRRKIMQHMVMSRDTSVHVTELAEVDMSKIYKFIQSNKDATAQKHGVKLTYMPFIAHSVIRALREYPLVNSSIDGNNIVQKRFVNLGIAVAVQPNGLIVPNIKNAHEKNIIGLASSINDIALRARNKKLSPDDITNGTFTITNYGVFGTLFGTPIINQPEVAILGVGAVVKRPVVVEVDGMDTIAIKPMMYLTLAHDHRLVDGMLGGLFLKSVKDYLENFNENMIY
- the lipA gene encoding lipoyl synthase; amino-acid sequence: MNKHQRDFAEKVQDAKSTLGRRPEWLKVKLPTGKNYVDVKNLMRNNKLNTVCEEAKCPNLAECWNHRTATFMILGDTCTRSCGFCNIKVGMPNELDLDEPRRVAEAVNNLQLRHVVITSVNRDELIDGGAGIFAETIRIIRETTPECTIEILIPDFKGYEPAFEIIMKNPPDILNHNLETVPSLYHAVRPQAKYQRSLDLIKWFHDRGLKTKSGIMVGIGETKEQVVELMRDLVNHNCDILTIGQYLQPTTNHLPVNRFVTPDEFDFYKEEGLKMGFKIVESAPLVRSSYHADKQARMVTLVN